aaccatatgcatggttctcacattactggcatggggacgttacaaaacaactttataaacagcatgtaactcaccggttaatattactgggcatgtattgttgtaatgttttaaatacttgaacgcagtttttctagagaagataattgctttgaatATGTGATTATcatccattgactcttttgggctttcacatgcgcgaacgtacaactaaccggtgagttctGCCCAtaatccaaaataaatgttcAGAAAGAACCTGAAACAAACAGTGAAAAATGCgagaaatgtcaaagaaaaGGTTCACGTTTGTATTATTTATAATTTACCTAGTTTATCCCTGTAtaatatttcagttttattcatgtaAATGTGCACTAATTATCTCCTTTGAAGGCTTATGTGAAGATGTTTTCCAGAAACTGTGGAGAGCATTTAAATTTAGCAGCTGGTTGATGAAAAAGAAATCATAAAATATCACACAAGTTGATTTAGACAGGTTTCAGATGGAGCCTAAAACAAGACAATTATGTGTGTCAATTTGATTTTGggtaaaagaaaataattaatatGTAAAGTTTATATAATTTTGTTCACAATCGTGGTCTTATTTAGTTAATGTTCTGTTCTGTATCTGATCCCTCTATTTAAAAGGTGTAACGCCATGGACTTATGTCACgagttttaggtcatgttttggtttagtttttttctcatgttttaggtccaggtcttgtttagttttcatgtcacgccaccctctccttccctgccatcagcctcacgtccctcaccccagccgttccagagctggccccggccgttccagagccCGTCACAGAGGCCGCGAGGCCtgagctctccacagaggccgcggggcctgagctctccacagaggccgcggggcctgagctctccacagaggccgcggggcctgagctctccacagaggccgcggggcctgagctctccacagaggccGTGGGGCCtgagctctccacagaggccGTGGGGCCtgagctctccacagaggccGTGGGGCCtgagctctccacagaggccgcggggccagaccaagaggtcacggggccagaccaagaggccgcggggccagaccaagaggccgcggggcccgaccaagccacagccacagaggccgcggggcccgaccaagccacagccacagccacagccacagagcaggccacagagcaggccacagagcaggccactcgagcccctccctcccacccccagatattggggatgtctgggatccatcccttaaggggggggggctctCCCCTTGCCGTCGGAtgccgccagaccaccgcctcttgctgccacgccacgggatgtctggccgcccgccagaccaccgcctcctgctgccacgccacgggatgtctggccgcccgccagaccaccgcctcctgctgccacgccacgggatgtctggccgcccgccggaccaccgcctcctgctgccacgccacgggatgtctggccgcccgccagaccaccgcctcctgctgccacgtcacgggatgtctggccgcccgccagaccaccgcctcctgctgccacgtcacgggaagtctggccgcccgccggaccaccgcctcctgctgccaagccacgggatgtctggccgcccgccggaccaccgcctcctgctgccacgccacgggatgtctggccgcccgccggaccaccgcctcctgctgccaagccacgggatgtctggccgcccgccggaccaccgcctcctgctgccacgccacgggaagtctggccgcccgccggaccaccgcctcctgctgccacgccacgggatgtctgggcgtccgccagaccaccgtctcctgcggCCCGAACCCGGTACGAGCTGCAGGCCTGGTTGGCCACTGCATTCACGCAGCCTGGATGTCTGGTCCCCGTCGGACCggtttcgagcccctccctcccaccctcagaattttttttttttagggtcgtctgggatccgacccttggggggggggctctgtaaCGCCATGGACTTATGTCACgagttttaggtcatgttttggtttagtttttttctcatgttttaggtccaggttttgtttagttttcatgtcacgccaccctctccttccctgccatcagcctcacgtccctcacctgtgttttcccaatcagctgcactcaatccctaatcaatcaccacagtatttagtccccAGGTCTTTTCATGCTCCTTGTCAGATTCTTCCCGTCATCGATGCTCCAGGTCATAGTAAGCAACGTATTTATTcatgtcaaagtcaagtcaggtcttttgtttgttttttcacagtcttgtttattttcttataGTCTCCTCTagttttttgatatccggctcgGCCGAGTtttctgttaaaacctttttgttgagaaaataaattaagttgTTGATTCCAAGAAGTCTGCATCCGCATCCTCATTCACACCCACCTGACAAAAGGTTCACTTTATAAATATTACTGATTATCTGAGCAAAGGTAGAACACACTGTGTAAAAGTGGATATAAAATGTCAGGTAAACAAAAGGAAGCTATATTTTTGTGTACttgtttatgtttgtgtttttttaaattttttatgggGTAGTGAAAATTGTACCTGTAACTTGGCAACAGTaagtgggcggggcttatagAATATGATGGTCACTTACAATGCTCACTTACATCATCTCCTGTGGGCGGGGCTTATTCAACAATGATGTCACTGGCTGATGTCTATGATGTCATATCAGGAGTTCCTTATAGGTCTTCAGTCAGTTGAACATTTCCCAACTTCTCCAGCACGCCAACACTCGTGTTCGTGACAACTCAACCAAGTGACGAAAGGAATATTTACCCAAAGATCTTAACACCACAGAAACAACAACTACCATGGAAAGAACAAGCAATTCACAGATGGAAGAGGACCCGGAGGTTAATTTTGTGTCCGCAGTCCAACCACTGGTTGAATCCTGCTTTGGCAGGATGACACAGAACCAGTGGTTGAATCTGATGTCCGGTAACCCCGATGAAGAGATAAACAAATTCTTAAAAGATCTGATTCACCAAGTGGCATTACTCATTTCAAAGATGATCCAGGAGAGACTCAGAAGCCATAAAAACGTTTccaaagaagaagtgtcagccACCATACGCGACTCTATTCCACAGACTTTAGCGGAGGTCATGGACATTAAAGATGACGACCAAGTCCTGGATTCCAGGTCTTTGACAAGCTTAATTGTCAAAGAGGTAACAGACGGGATTGAATCAGGCAGCATCACTGGAGAGTCTGCTTCTCCTATTCAAAAAGGTGAGATGAAACGCAAAACATGCATGCTGTTCAGGAAACTCTTTGCCAAGATGTGGAAACCACATACATGTGTAAAGAATACCAGTGGAGAGGATCCGCTGCTGTTGGACGATGAAAACCTGGACAAGGACCAAGAGGAAACCACTGACCAGGAAAGTAAAGAAGCCAAAAAATATGATGAAACATCAGCTACTGAGCAGGGACCTGTCGCATCTCTGCAGACTGAAGAGGCTGCAGATGTTACAGGTCTGGAAGAACCAGCTGCTCCAGTCactgaagaaaaagacaaaataaccaaaaaaaGCAAGAGGAGCATGAGGAAGGGGCTGCTGCCATGTTGCACGGACATTTCAAATGGGGAGTCCCCATTATCAAAGGAATCTTTGTCTGAGGTGGACTTTATCTCAGAGGAGCAAACATCATCATTTACTCCTGTTGAGTCCATGAAACTGGAAGAACCAGCTGTTCCAGTCactgaagaaaaagacaaaaagaccaaaaaaagcaAGAGGAGCATGAGGAAGGGGCTGCTGCCATGTTGCACGGACATTTCAAATGGGGAGTCCCCATTATCAAAGGAATCTTTGTCTGAGGTGGACTTTATTTCAGAGGAGCAAACATCATCATTTACTCCTGTTGAGTCCATGAAACTGGAAGAACAATCTGCTCCAGTCactgaagaaaaagacaaaaataccaaaaaaagcAAGAGGAGCATGATGATGGGGCTGCTGCCATGTTGCACGGACATTTCAAATGGGGAGTCCCCATTATCAAAGGAATCTTTGTCTGAGGTGGACTTTGTCTCAGAGGAGCAAACATCATCATTTACTCCTGTTGAGTCCATGAAACTGGAAGAACCAGCTGCTCCAGTCactgaagaaaaagacaaaaagaccaaaaaaagcaAGAGGAGCATGAGGAAGGGGCTGCTTTTATGTTGCACGGACGTTTCAAATGGGGAGTCCCCATTATCAAAGGAATCTTTGTCTGAGGTGGACTTTATCTCAGGAGAACAAACATCATCATTTACTCCTGTTGAGTCCATGAAACTGGAAGAACAATCTACTCAATTCactgaagaaaaagacaaaatgaccaaaaaaagcAAGAGGAGCATGAGGAAGGGGCTGCTTTCATGTTGCACGGACGTTTCAAATGGGGAGTCCCCATTATCAAAGGAATCTTTGTCTGAGGTGGACTTTATCTTAGGAGAACAAACATCATCATTTACTCCTGTTGAGTCCATGAAACTGGAAGAACAATCTACTCAATTCactgaagaaaaagacaaaaataccaaaaaaagcAAGAGGAGCATGAGGAAGGGGCTGCTTTTATGTTGCACGGACGTTTCAAATGGGGAGTCCCCATTATCAAAGGAATCTTTGTCTGAGGTGGACTTTATCTCAGAGGAGCAAACATCATCATTTACTCCTGTTGAGTCCATCAAACTGGAAGAACAATCTACTCAATTCactgaagaaaaagacaaaaataccaaaaaaagcAAGAGGAGCATGAGGAAGGGGCTGCTTTTATGTTGCATGGACGTTTCAAATGTGGAGTCCCCATTATCAAAGGAATCTTTGTCTGAGGTGCACTTTATCTCAGGAGAACAAACATCACAGCTCACTACTATGGAGCCCATCATCATCGAGTTAGTAGCAGCCGATTTGGAGCCCGATTTGAGAGCCGATGAGAAACGTAAACGAGACcaacaagaaaaagaagaacGGTGTAAAATATTGGTGGAAACATTTGTTGAGGATCTAATTCTTCACATTTTTAGAGAGGCACAGATGGCGTGCCCCCACCAAGACATTCAAGATctaaaataccggctgtttgaGAGAATCTGGCCCCAAGTTGAGAAATTAGACTTTAACATCCCCGAAGAAAAGTTCAAAAACCTTGAAAAAGCAGTTTACATAGACCTTTGTAGAAGTGTGTCCTTCCCACAACTTATTGCTGAGCTATGTATGAGCTCAAAGAAGCTATTTGTAGATGGAGTAATTGCCTGCTCGTTCGAGAAACACATCACTAAGAAATCTCCCTTCTTCGAAAGATTCTCATGTAAAACCGCCCCAAAGTTCAGCCAATGCCTTTGCGTACCTCACCAGATATCATCACAAACATCCACTTTCAGTCAACTGATGCCCCACAACCAAAGATCTCAGGACCAGGTTTCAGAATCGGTTGTTCAGAGCTCAGAGTTCACCACCTGCTCAGAGGCTTCCTCAAGATCTGACGAGAAATACGTACAAATTCGAAGAGACAGAGGAGAAAGATGCAGACTGTCCATTGAGTTACTTCTGAACAAAGCGGTTCTGCATCTCTTCAGAAAAGCAAACATGAATCCCAACCCAGAAAGCTTTGAAGCGATCGTCAAGCGGCTGCAGGAAAGAATGATGGCCGAAGCCGAGAAAAAGGACTTTGATATCCCATCAGAGACCTTTAAACACCTGGATCATACCATCTGTAAGGACCTGTGTGAACGCACTGCCTGTCCACACCTGGTTACACTGATGTTCCTGGACATAGAACAACCATTATGTGACGAAATCATCATCGACTGTTTCAAAGAGCAAATATCTAAACGCCCTGCCGACCGGAGAGGATTCTTCTGGTCTCTGGGCAGCTCCATCATGAAGCCCCTCAGAGGTCACAGCAAAGTTCAAATTCTGTAGCTCCAACTCTTTCGTGCAAGTTACagacttctttctttcttagaagcggttttctttgggTTCTCCGGTTCCCCGCAACATTCTCTATGATTATTTTTACATATTCATTATATTTCAATGTGCTTTTAGAATTTTAGACGTGCGGATCTTAGAACTTCAGATTTTAGAGCTTCAGATTTCAGAGCTTCACATTTCCAGAGCTTCAGATTTCAGAGCTTGAGATTTCAGAGCTTCAGATTTCAGAACTTCAGATTTCAGAGCTTCAGAATTTAGAACTTCAGATTTCAGAGCTTCACATTTCAGAACTTCAGATTTCAGAGCTTCACATTTCAGAGCTTCAGATTTCAGAGCTTCAGAATTTAGAACTTCAGATTTCAGAGCTTCAGATTTCAGAGCTTCAGATCTTAGAATTTTACAAGTTTCATTCAAATTTTACATTTCAATACTTTTACATtcattcttaaaaaaatgtcttacATAATTGTTAAATTCGTTTTCCAAACGTTCTGCAACCTTagtaaaatttaaataaaaatataaaaacttaTATTTGAATGTCTGTTTCAGTTATTTATTGTTTCACTTCATGGAAATCTGAAATGTCATCTAAATGATTTTAAATACTGTGTTATTATACATTTTTATCTTAAAATATCTAAAGATGATTTAATTACTCAGCTGAATCATTTTATCCTTTGTCCAGTATCGTGGTTTTATTTGTAAAAAGTTCCtctaataaagaataaaacgcTGTCCTTGCTGGGTTATTGGGTTTATGCACCACACCAACACTCACGTTTTTACACACATACTTTAAGAATAACCTTTAAAGACACGGTTCACTTCATGTCTTCTCAACATAACTGCGATAAACTTATTTTTGTGCTgcaagtttaaaataaaaaggtcTCTTAAAAGTTTCAATTTAAACCAAATCTGTATCCCGCTCTCTGTGTGTTAACATTACTAATCAGCATGTTTCAGATAAAGATGCAGGTCAATGTAAGTGCAATTATTTTATAAGATTAATGTTTCAACACTGTAATAAATTGTACACAGACATTACTACAAGTTATGCCTTGTGAATCTGCACCTATTTTCATtgctgttgatgagaaagcatcgTTTATTAGCATCTGTTGCTAACAATGCTAACGTTTTTGGTATGACTGGGGGAACGGTTTCATTATGATTGTGTTTACTGCATTAAATCACACACTGGATGCCCAAGTTTTGATGATGGGTAAAGTATATAAACACACTGAATGATAGAAACTCGTGTCAGCTAGCATGACAGTGTGTCAACGATATCCTGTTGAGCCTTGATGGTTGAACctttcaaaatcaaatcaaatcaaatttatttgtagcacatttcatgtacaaacagttcaaagtgcttcacataaaataaaagcattgcagcagggagtgcaagaagcattaaaaatacataaaataatataaagagaaacaaataaaatcatttaaatgaatttaaaatcaggcaacagtctagataagttaaaagatatttcatggatagacacatgagaacagaaatgtctttaacctggatttaaaaatgtctccatttggtgaaagtttaatctccactggcagtttgttccacttgtttgcagcataacagctaaatgctgcttctccatgtttagtctggactctggactggaccagctgacctgagtccttggatctcagagctctgctggctttatattctctgaacagatcacagattgtaaaccatcagcaggcttttaaaatctatcctgtgactgactggaagccagtgtaaagattttaaaactgctgtgatgtgttcagatctcttagtctgggttaaaactccagcagcagcgttctggatgagctgcagatgtttaatgttctttttgggaagtccagttaaaagagcgttacagtaatcgagtctactggagatgaatgcatggatgagtttctcctggtctttttgggagaggaaacctttaattctgttgatgtttctgaggtggtaaaaagctgccttggtgacagctttgatgtggctgctgaaagtcagatctgagtctatcaacactccgaggttaccaacccggtcagtgattgtaaggtcccgagtctcaagatatgtaccaacgctgaccctcttctctttgctaccaaacagaatgatctcagttttgtcttcatttaattgtagaaaattctctctcatccaggtgtttacttcctccagacactgacacagtacgtctgctgggctgcagtcgtccggtgacagagacacataaagttgtgtattgtcggcataactgtgataattgatgttaaaattctgcaatatctgacccaaagggagcatatacaagttaaacagaagaggtccaagaattgacccctgggggactccacaagtcatggccactcgctcagattcatagctgccaatagtaacaaaataactccggccttctaagtaggacctgaaccagttaaggaccgctccagaaagtccaacccagttttccagcctgtgcaacaggattctgtgatctacagtatcaaacgcagcgctgaggtccaacagaaccaggactgaaacattttcCAGGAACTCCTTCCTGTTCAGGATGTCTGATTCTGTTTCAAACTGATATAATCCTATGGTTATGTCAGAGACGATTACTTTCAGTTCAAAAATGTTCTTCCAGAGCAAGCcggttacatgctgccattccgacataccgacattccgacattgacgttcaattgtcggaatggtgacatttttttaagaaatgaaacgtcccttcattccgaatttcattttttcttttgtcggaatggcggtatgattttttcttttcaacataccaccattccgacacgcgatttcagcaccacacgcgtggacagctcgccatgcaataatagggctgcacatgcccgagagagagacattccaacacgcaagtcaagcaagactgatcacacccactcagaaatttactgatgatgagggctgacgaggggctcgttgtgtagccaatatttcatttggcagtgtaaaacggatgctatttgtttttgtgacaattgcctcaatttattttaccttaaaccactgagaacgctgtcaaagtgaagcctcacaacagctggtaggccagatctttatcaggacaacggacacttgggttcaccggcagataaaatgtcttaaatttcgcagattttcgaagagtggcattaaatttcatctgggcggaatgaaaaaaagatatgtctggagagagcttttgtgtgtgcgcgagtacttccggtgaaaacttccggtgatttaaCAGCtaacgcgtcaggttagggccagtggccgtaaacaaaggttatagccgagaagaaagatgataatataacgtagctaaaaagactagctttcttcagtagcctaatgcttaccgatttagcaagcctagcagcctcgttgctaatgctagccgcagtaacgttaccaaccatacccgacgtcaaggagttggctgagcaggttatggagggGCAGGTGAGCCAATACCTTTGGCCGTGTAGTGTATATCAGAGTCTCATCTgcataaaaaaagacaattatCACAGGTTGGTGGCCCAGGGGGGAAATGTTCAGTAACAAAACAGTAGGTCCTGATTCAGAGCCCTGTGGAGCACCTCCAGCTGTACCGAGCACAACACAAGGCATGTCTGATCCTTCCTGGTCCCAGAGCTGCGACATCAGGAGTTGGAATAAAAACACGAGACGCAGTTTTGAAAATAATGAAATGTTTATTGttgtcacacacactcataaagCATCGGGTGAGACGGCAGTGTTAAGGCTTAAAGGAGCACTCAAGTCTCACTCTGACAAACACAAAACTCAAGTCTTTTAGTTAAGATGaagaacacaaacagaaaactaaAACTCTTCTTTATCAACGACCTGATTCAAGCCGGTTTGATCCAGTTTGTTCTCGTTCTGCTCAGGTGTTTTCTACCTGGAGAGAAATCAGTCTAGCAGGAACTTCACAGAAGTCGTTGGAGCTGTGTGCTGAGGATGGATGAAGAGGACGCCGTCAGATCCGGTCATGTGATCATCTCGGTCACCCTCTGAACCTCCTGCAGGTCGACCTTCCAACACCTGGACTGTTGAAAACAACCTGAAACCAAAGGTTTCCGCCTGCTCGCCTCACGGATAAAACGTTCGAACCTCCTGCTCCGCTTCCACTCTGAAAACTAAAAAACGCAACAGGAACACCTCCTCACCACCCTCAGCTGAGTCCAGGTCCGGTTCTGGGCTCCGACCGAGCGACCGCGGGCGCTCACCTGGAACATGGCGGCTCAGTGCAGGTCTGAGAAGGGTTTGGGGTAGTTGAACATCAGGTAGTCCATGTAGTAGAAGTCGAAGGCCTTCTGCCTCTCTGTGGCGTTCAGCTGGGAGAAGTACTTCTGGGTCAGGGTGGAGGAGGTCCGCTCAGCCAGCGGGTTCCTGTCTTTGAATTCGGGGAAGGTGAGGTTACGCGGCGCCCGGATGGCTCGCAGCAGGTAGTTGGCGTCCTCCTCCAGGCTCTCGAACGTGCCGATGAAGTTGTACCGCAGGAGGCAGGGGCTGCACAGCTGGCTGACGGGCTCCCAGTGGATGTCCATGCCCACCGGCCGCCGCACGTCCAGCAGGTACTGCACGAACTCCCGGAAGGTGACGCCGGCGCCGGTGCTCAGCGCGGCGCGCGAGGCGTTGGCCCGGTACCTGGAGATGATGGGACGTCCGAACACGGGGTGGTAGTACGAGTTCGGGTTCTCAAACTTGTCTCTGAACGCCGACACCAGCCGCTCGAAGGGCTCCCTGACGAACAGAACCTTGGTGTAGAAGCGCATCCTCTCCGTGATGGCGGCGGGGTCGTAGCTGTCCAGCCGCCGCAGCCGGTTGGCGTAATGCGCAGCATCGTGAGGAATGTCCCGCGTGGACTTGGCGGCGCCGCTCAGCACCATCAGCACCCGCTTCCAGTTGGAGCAGCCGGCTTTGGGCACCTCGCAGTACAGCAGCCTGGACCGGTCCTCCACAAAGACCCGCGACACCTGCCGCCGTGACACCTGCCGCCGCGACACCCGCTTCTCGCCGACACCCGGCTGGTATTTGGCGCAGACCTCTGTGAGCAGACGGCGCCGAGACTCCTGCGTCCTCATCAGCCTCAGCTGCTGCAGCGCCTCCTCTCTTCTGGGGGCGGcgctcttcagcagcagcttcctgtggCGTTTGGTGACCGGCGGCGTGTTGCCGAGCGACGAGTCGGAGAACGGCGAGGCCGACGGCAGCTGCAGGCGGAGCTCAGACGGGAGGAGGCGTCCTGCGGCGGCGTCCCCGCTCGGCTCTGTAGCgtcctgcaacacacacacagctggtcaGACAGGACGCCGTTTCACCGCCGTGTTGATGACCTGAGTCTGAGCAGCGGTGACAAATTAATCTGATACTAAGatcatgtgcgtgtgtgtaagtGCGCCATGATGCTAAAATATCCAGTTAAAGTTGTAATAGTTATCATCAATATATAACAATAAATTCATTTTGCTGTATTATATTTCTTGTGTGACACATTTCCATCGGGAGAATAGGTTTATATTAAAATGAGTTTCATTTGCCAAGGCCATGATGTTTAATAATATGGACATTacaaccatgctaaaatatccaTTTTGTCTTTTGGAATTTTGAGAATAGGCTAAAATTCTATTGAGGTTCTGAGCCTGTTGATCACCAACTGGGCCGAGCAGTGAAATCATCACAGATCCAATGATTTTGGTTGGATTTTTCTAATTTTTTCTGTGGAATGAGTTTACTGTTTGGTGAACAGAATGGCATATTGACTGATGTCATAATTTGGGGGAATAATTGATTTCCAATGaagaaaagatgaaaatattggaaaaaagtgaaaaaaacgcctgatttctttgcattaaattgagccaaaatcatgtagaaatgtattttaagttataatttcattggatattgtctccacatgtgttctgtgcatctggAATGCATTTATTGACAGCTTACCCAACCCACTCAGGATTTGTGGAAGATTgtaattttccaacattttctatCAAAAAACGAGAGGTACGTGTAAAATGTGTCCGGCAGAGCAGACCCTCTGATTATTGCTTCTTAGGGTCAAAGTAAACATaagaaacacaaataaaaagtatggcAGACCGTGTCAGGTTCAACTCATTTTATTGAGCTTTTGAGACTTTGGCTCCCCGACTATGAACTCATTTGGACTTCCTGTCTGAGCGTCATTATCTGTGTGCTGAGGTGTAATGCAGCCGGAGTCCAGCAGGGGTCGCTGTCCGGCAGCAGGTCTCACCTTCTCCACCGGCCACCTGGGCGCCACCATCACCTGAACACCTGAAACACAGAGGAGGCAAACAGGCTGTTAAATAACAAGATGGATCCATAAGAAATGAGAAGATGGTGGAAACAAAGAAATAATAAGTGACTAAATATTCAGTTTAAATGCGTTTAATTCttaatgcatttatttattaaacttCTAT
This genomic interval from Odontesthes bonariensis isolate fOdoBon6 chromosome 7, fOdoBon6.hap1, whole genome shotgun sequence contains the following:
- the LOC142384908 gene encoding carbohydrate sulfotransferase 8-like; this translates as MKFVLRASGLSLLLTWSLTGTFLRPPPQSTLNSLRIQSATLGVFLSVFGSDPVTAQTAAPRLRAARPQCSEAADWTLSDPEQKEEEGARGGGPSDSLHAEPHTGVSPVARRRMKAPCSLHCSLWFLLLLGAGSVLLLVCLQDLTDTVLQHSSGVQVMVAPRWPVEKDATEPSGDAAAGRLLPSELRLQLPSASPFSDSSLGNTPPVTKRHRKLLLKSAAPRREEALQQLRLMRTQESRRRLLTEVCAKYQPGVGEKRVSRRQVSRRQVSRVFVEDRSRLLYCEVPKAGCSNWKRVLMVLSGAAKSTRDIPHDAAHYANRLRRLDSYDPAAITERMRFYTKVLFVREPFERLVSAFRDKFENPNSYYHPVFGRPIISRYRANASRAALSTGAGVTFREFVQYLLDVRRPVGMDIHWEPVSQLCSPCLLRYNFIGTFESLEEDANYLLRAIRAPRNLTFPEFKDRNPLAERTSSTLTQKYFSQLNATERQKAFDFYYMDYLMFNYPKPFSDLH